Proteins encoded by one window of Hippoglossus hippoglossus isolate fHipHip1 chromosome 15, fHipHip1.pri, whole genome shotgun sequence:
- the polh gene encoding DNA polymerase eta, whose product MEHGRERVVALVDMDCFYVQVEQRLDAALNNTPCVVAQYKTWKGGGIIAVSYEARAHGVTRNMWVDDAKKLCPDLQVARVRESHGKADLTHYRDASVEVIEVMSRFAVIERASIDEAYMDLTAAVQQRLKDMADKQIEPHLLRATYIQGYPQSSPELEASEEESVLNKEELRSRGLQQWLESLPVPLTGAQSSAEVQLTVGAIIVEEMRAAVEKHTGFSCSAGISHNKVLAKLACGLNKPNRQTVLPLDSVTELFNSLPISKIRNLGGKLGASIKESLGIENMGDLTRFSQDQLGQHFGEKTGQWLYDLCRGIEFEAVKPRQLPKSIGCSKNFPGKTSLTTKEQVQYWLHQLALELEERLTKDREVNGRVSKLLTVGVRQLGDKRQSSFSRCCALVRYEATKISSDSFAIIKSLNTAGNHQATWTPALTLLHLSASKFSDAPSAGGIAGFLSSDVTSTQSLFSTTQSSTQPTSELKNNSTCKQPGTIQSFFQKAAEKQKLKVMKEEEEEDEDGVSKGILPCSSSSHKTSGTSSQLETDANSSVSSLSSHPKNGSISPHPGISSFFHKNSLERSFQASAPTLSSTEAEVGPGSVNKKEELEDTVAVLSGLQEKTISEFTFHQTPCEELKDEVDTGSTPHPASVAREDLLNCERCGQDVLVWEMPEHNDYHFALDLQNSLSSSSAGSSSVSSSSSSASPLRVTAAGTTQSARGKTKTRGQSGPQPKKPRSQGGSTATLDFFFKKN is encoded by the exons ATGGAGCACGGCAGAGAGCGGGTGGTGGCGCTAGTGGACATGGACTGTTTCTACGTGCAGGTGGAGCAGAGGCTGGACGCAGCTCTGAACAACACTCCCTGTGTGGTGGCCCAGTACAAGACGTGGAAAGGAGGCGG CATTATAGCTGTGAGCTACGAGGCCAGGGCCCATGGGGTCACCAGGAACATGTGGGTGGACGACGCAAAGAAACTGTGCCCAGACCTCCAGGTGGCACGAGTGCGTGAGTCTCACGGCAAGGCAGACCTAACGCA TTACAGGGATGCGAGTGTGGAGGTGATTGAGGTGATGTCTCGCTTTGCTGTGATTGAGAGAGCCAGCATCGACGAGGCCTACATGGACCTGACGGCTGCGGTCCAGCAGCGGCTGAAAGACATGGCCGACAAACAAATAGAGCCTCACCTGCTGAGGGCCACCTACATCCAGGGGTACCCACAAAGCTCACCTGAACTGGAAGCATCTGAAGAGGAGTCTGTGTTAAATAAAG AGGAGCTGAGGTCCAGAGGTCTCCAGCAGTGGCTGGAATCCTTACCTGTTCCCCTGACAGGGGCGCAGAGCTCTGCAGAAGTGCAGCTGACTGTGGGGGCGATCATTGTTGAGGAGATGAGAGCAGCTGTGGAGAAACATACAGGATTCAGCTGTTCAGCAGGGATATCACACAATAAG GTACTGGCCAAACTCGCCTGTGGACTGAACAAACCTAACAGACAAACTGTTCTGCCTTTGGACTCTGTAACAGAACTTTTCAACTCTTTACCCATCAGCAAGAT TCGTAACCTGGGGGGTAAGCTGGGAGCCTCCATTAAAGAAAGTCTGGGAATAGAGAACATGGGAGATCTGACTCGCTTCTCGCAGGACCAGCTGGGGCAGCACTTTGGAGAAAAAACAGG CCAGTGGTTGTATGACTTGTGTCGGGGGATTGAGTTTGAAGCAGTGAAACCCAGACAGCTTCCCAAGTCAATCGGCTGCAGTAAAAACTTCCCTGGGAAAACATCACTGACCACGAAAGAGCAA GTACAGTACTGGCTTCATCAACTGGCTCTTGAGCTGGAGGAGCGGCTGACCAAGGACAGAGAAGTG AACGGTCGAGTGTCTAAGCTGCTGACAGTTGGTGTACGTCAGCTCGGGGATAAGAGGCAGAGCAGCTTCTCTCGCTGTTGTGCTTTAGTGCGCTACGAAGCAACCAAAATTTCTAGTGACAGCTTTGCCATAATCAAGAGcctgaacacagcaggaaaccaCCAGGCCACATG GACTCCAGCTCTCACCCTGCTACACCTTTCTGCGAGCAAATTCAGTGATGCTCCATCAGCAGGGGGGATCGCTGGTTTCCTTTCCAGTGATGTCACCTCGACCCAGAGCCTCTTCTCCACCACTCAGTCCTCCACCCAGCCGACCTCGGAACTGAAAAATAACTCGACATGCAAACAACCCGGCACCATTCAGTCCTTCTTTCAAAAGGCGGCtgagaaacaaaaactgaaggtgatgaaagaagaagaagaggaggatgaagatggagTCTCCAAAGGAATTCTCCCatgttcttcctcctctcataaAACATCTGGAACTAGTAGTCAGTTGGAGACAGATGCCAATAGCTCGGTTTCGTCACTTTCATCTCATCCTAAAAATGGTTCGATCAGCCCCCATCCTGgcatttcctctttcttccacAAAAATAGTCTTGAGAGAAGCTTCCAGGCCTCAGCACCGACACTGAGCAGCACTGAAGCAGAAGTCGGACCCGGGAGTGTCAATAAAAAAGAGGAATTAGAAGacactgttgctgttttgtcAGGCCTGCAGGAAAAAACTATCTCAGAGTTTACATTTCACCAGACACCATGTGAAGAGTTAAAGGATGAAGTGGACACTGGTTCAACTCCCCATCCTGCCAGTGTGGCCAGAGAGGACCTCTTAAACTGTGAACGCTGTGGCCAGGACGTGTTGGTCTGGGAAATGCCTGAACACAATGATTATCACTTTGCCCTGGACCTCCAAAATTCACTCTCTTCTTCATCTGCGGGTTCAtcatctgtctcttcctcctcttcctctgcatctccGCTCAGGGTGACAGCAGCCGGCACGACCCAGTCCGCCCGGGGCAAGACAAAAACCAGAGGCCAGTCAGGACCACAACCAAAAAAACCCCGCTCTCAGGGTGGAAGTACGGCCactctggattttttttttaagaagaaCTGA